From a single Microbacterium murale genomic region:
- a CDS encoding DUF4350 domain-containing protein, with translation MTVTTAEADAAAPGTAVRQKGRVRSALGWLAIAALVIIFALFIGSISVSAPGSRGALDPESADESGALALADLLRDQGIDITITRTRAEAVAAIDAESTLVMADPFALSDQAVEDLVAPAERTVFLSSASRLLRILELGENAAASSDTGLSAQCDLPEFANVGTVRPDRFFTPAAGVTGCYADADGAAALLVDDSSSRRVALIEGSTLFSNEHLAENGNAALGLALLGQGEDVVWYVPSFDDSDIEPQTADSLAALTPPWVTPAILLLLLAGIVAGISRGQRFGPLIAETLPVTVRASETMHGRARLSAKAADAAHAAEALRDGSLRRLAARLGLTARSTPSEIADAASDRLRVPRGALHQLLAGPLPTSDPELIDAARRLAELETAVETAVHVERNTP, from the coding sequence GTGACGGTCACTACGGCAGAGGCGGATGCCGCGGCGCCCGGCACGGCTGTGCGCCAGAAGGGACGGGTGCGGTCTGCGCTCGGTTGGCTGGCGATCGCCGCTCTCGTGATCATCTTCGCCCTCTTCATCGGAAGCATCAGCGTGAGCGCGCCCGGCTCGCGCGGCGCGCTCGATCCTGAGAGCGCAGACGAGTCGGGCGCGCTGGCACTCGCAGATCTGCTCCGCGATCAGGGCATCGACATCACGATCACGCGGACGCGCGCCGAAGCCGTCGCCGCGATCGACGCGGAGAGCACGCTCGTGATGGCTGACCCCTTCGCGTTGTCCGATCAGGCGGTCGAGGACCTCGTCGCACCCGCCGAGCGCACCGTCTTCCTCTCCAGTGCGAGCCGCCTGCTTCGGATTCTCGAACTGGGTGAGAACGCCGCCGCCTCATCCGACACCGGTCTGAGCGCGCAGTGCGACCTGCCCGAGTTCGCGAATGTCGGCACGGTGCGGCCCGACCGCTTCTTTACCCCCGCCGCAGGTGTCACCGGCTGCTACGCGGATGCCGATGGCGCCGCTGCCCTGCTTGTCGACGACAGTTCCAGCCGTCGCGTCGCGCTCATCGAGGGCAGCACGCTGTTCAGCAACGAGCACCTCGCCGAGAACGGAAACGCCGCTCTCGGACTCGCTCTGCTCGGTCAGGGCGAAGACGTCGTCTGGTACGTCCCTTCATTCGACGACAGCGACATCGAGCCTCAGACCGCCGACAGTCTCGCCGCCCTCACACCACCGTGGGTGACTCCGGCGATCCTCCTCCTCCTGCTCGCCGGCATCGTCGCCGGCATCTCCCGCGGCCAGCGGTTCGGCCCGCTGATCGCGGAGACGCTGCCGGTGACCGTCAGGGCCTCGGAGACCATGCACGGTCGTGCTCGTCTCTCAGCGAAGGCCGCCGATGCCGCTCACGCCGCAGAAGCCCTGCGAGACGGTTCATTGCGCCGTCTCGCCGCGCGACTCGGCCTCACGGCACGGTCGACGCCGAGCGAGATCGCGGATGCCGCCAGCGACCGGCTCCGCGTTCCGCGCGGCGCGCTCCACCAGCTGCTCGCGGGCCCCCTGCCGACAAGCGACCCCGAACTGATCGACGCCGCACGGCGGCTCGCCGAACTCGAAACAGCGGTCGAGACCGCTGTGCACGTGGAAAGGAACACACCGTGA
- a CDS encoding DUF4129 domain-containing protein, translated as MIHLVIDPYAPDGDEARRWAEQELQDPRYADAKPTWFDYLAEDVAEFIASLFSPDTGQQAGNVALIIVTVVIVAALITVLILWGRPRVSRRVKRRDNDLLGARDDRTAAQLRADAARSARDGDWDAATVLRFRALARGLLERDIIAPAPGATAQAIAREAAIAFKAQRAELTAAAGAFDDVRYLRHPATEQSYRALAEVDDRLAALHPPVLEAVPA; from the coding sequence ATGATCCATCTCGTCATCGATCCCTACGCACCTGATGGCGACGAAGCACGGCGTTGGGCGGAGCAGGAACTCCAGGATCCGCGCTACGCCGACGCCAAGCCGACCTGGTTCGACTACCTGGCCGAAGACGTCGCGGAGTTCATTGCCAGCCTGTTCTCGCCCGACACCGGTCAGCAAGCGGGGAACGTGGCGCTCATCATCGTCACGGTGGTGATCGTCGCCGCACTCATCACTGTGCTGATCCTCTGGGGCCGGCCGCGCGTGTCGCGGCGGGTCAAGCGGCGCGACAACGACCTTCTCGGGGCGCGCGATGACCGCACGGCAGCGCAGCTTAGGGCGGATGCCGCGCGCAGCGCTCGTGACGGCGACTGGGACGCCGCGACGGTGCTGCGCTTCCGCGCGCTCGCGCGCGGACTGCTCGAGCGCGACATCATCGCCCCTGCTCCTGGAGCGACCGCGCAGGCGATCGCCCGCGAAGCCGCCATCGCGTTCAAAGCGCAGAGAGCCGAACTGACCGCGGCTGCCGGAGCCTTCGACGACGTGCGCTATCTTCGCCATCCCGCAACGGAGCAGAGCTATCGCGCGCTCGCCGAGGTCGACGATCGACTGGCCGCACTTCACCCTCCCGTGCTCGAGGCGGTACCGGCGTGA
- the mtrA gene encoding MtrAB system response regulator MtrA encodes MTSRILVVDDDTALAEMIGIVLRTEGFEPVFCADGAKAVEEWRTQRPDLVLLDLMLPGMDGIEICTQIRAESGIPIIMLTARSDTADVVRGLEVGADDYMVKPFNPKELVARIRTRLRPVTTATSEVLRIGDLVVDVDAHEVRRGTTPIPLTPLEFQLLVALASKPQQVFSREMLLEQVWGYHYKADTRLVNVHVQRLRAKVELDPDLPKIVMTVRGVGYRAGSIG; translated from the coding sequence ATGACCTCACGGATCCTCGTGGTCGACGATGACACCGCACTCGCCGAGATGATCGGCATCGTGTTGCGCACCGAGGGCTTCGAGCCGGTGTTCTGCGCTGACGGCGCGAAGGCCGTTGAGGAGTGGCGCACTCAGCGTCCCGACCTCGTGCTGCTCGACCTCATGCTGCCCGGAATGGACGGGATCGAGATCTGCACGCAGATCCGCGCAGAATCCGGCATCCCGATCATCATGCTCACTGCGCGCAGCGACACGGCAGACGTCGTGCGCGGACTCGAAGTCGGCGCAGACGACTATATGGTCAAGCCCTTCAACCCGAAGGAGCTCGTCGCCCGCATCCGCACTCGACTGCGGCCGGTCACCACGGCGACCAGCGAAGTGCTGCGCATCGGCGACCTCGTCGTCGATGTCGACGCGCACGAGGTGCGACGAGGCACGACGCCCATCCCGCTGACGCCGCTCGAGTTCCAGCTGCTCGTCGCCCTGGCATCGAAGCCGCAGCAGGTCTTCTCCCGAGAGATGCTGCTCGAGCAGGTCTGGGGCTATCACTACAAGGCGGACACCCGCCTGGTGAATGTGCACGTGCAACGGCTGAGGGCGAAGGTCGAACTCGACCCCGATCTGCCGAAGATCGTGATGACGGTCCGTGGCGTCGGCTACCGGGCCGGGAGCATCGGCTAG
- the mtrB gene encoding MtrAB system histidine kinase MtrB, with amino-acid sequence MAATSATPTTTVALWRDWRGWPETIANLWRRSLRFRIISITLLLTSFSIFVTSLTMALVIQNNLFESRRDEVLSDARSAVGAAQRTLDSAEVADDRSALRALWQDVQESIPRVSSSSLIAVFPIDVPPVGTGVRGFTIGGLSADLLSSGLRERVVSLPNRQAWQSVELPMPDGSTAPGIVVGQQLIVPEAGTFEVYIAYDLADSQQTLQFVQSTLWAAGLILIAIIAGISWIVLRTVSKPIVEAAETSARLASGDLEVRLPVHGEDELATLARSFNAMADSIESQIKELGELSLVQQRFVSDVSHELRTPLTTIRLAADMLNDQRDQFDPTMNRTAELLHTQVQRFETLLADLLEISRYDAGSVQLELEATSLATLAEDVIEQMLPLAEGRGSELRLVAPGGYTPVDIDPRRVRRVLRNLIGNAIEHGEGRPIVVTVDSNQHAVAVGVRDFGLGMDPDDAERVFDRFWRADPSRQRTIGGTGLGLSIALGDARLHGGTLAVWSELAVGTNFVLTLPRQPGDLGGPSPVSLEPEDVVPDVTAATEPIQLTELRELYFSDSFPTGEEDRS; translated from the coding sequence TTGGCCGCGACGAGCGCGACACCCACCACCACCGTCGCGCTGTGGCGTGACTGGCGGGGTTGGCCGGAGACGATCGCAAACCTCTGGCGTCGCTCGCTGCGGTTCCGCATCATCTCCATCACCCTGCTGCTGACCTCGTTCTCGATCTTCGTGACGAGCCTCACCATGGCGCTCGTCATCCAGAACAATCTCTTCGAATCCCGTCGCGATGAGGTTCTCAGCGATGCCAGGAGCGCGGTGGGTGCCGCGCAGCGCACGCTGGACTCCGCAGAGGTCGCGGACGACCGGTCCGCTCTGCGTGCGCTGTGGCAGGACGTGCAGGAATCCATCCCGCGGGTGTCGTCGTCGTCACTGATCGCAGTCTTCCCGATCGACGTACCGCCGGTCGGAACCGGAGTGCGCGGGTTCACGATCGGCGGACTGAGCGCGGATCTGCTGAGCTCCGGCCTGCGCGAACGCGTGGTCTCGCTGCCGAATCGCCAGGCCTGGCAGTCAGTCGAACTGCCCATGCCCGACGGATCGACCGCCCCGGGGATCGTCGTCGGGCAGCAGCTGATCGTGCCGGAGGCCGGAACATTCGAGGTGTACATCGCCTACGACCTCGCGGACTCGCAGCAGACGCTGCAGTTCGTTCAGAGCACGCTGTGGGCAGCCGGTCTCATCCTCATCGCGATCATCGCAGGCATCTCCTGGATCGTGCTGCGCACGGTGTCCAAGCCCATCGTCGAGGCGGCCGAGACCAGTGCGCGACTCGCGTCGGGCGATCTGGAGGTGCGACTGCCCGTGCACGGCGAAGACGAACTGGCGACGCTCGCGCGCTCGTTCAACGCCATGGCGGACAGCATCGAGTCCCAGATCAAGGAGCTCGGCGAGCTGTCGCTCGTGCAGCAGCGCTTCGTCTCCGACGTGTCGCACGAGTTGCGCACGCCCCTCACGACGATCAGGCTCGCAGCCGACATGCTCAATGACCAGCGCGATCAATTCGATCCGACCATGAACCGCACAGCCGAACTGCTGCACACCCAGGTGCAGCGCTTCGAGACACTGCTCGCGGATCTTCTGGAGATCAGCCGCTACGACGCCGGCTCCGTGCAGCTGGAGCTGGAGGCGACGAGTCTTGCCACGCTCGCAGAGGACGTCATCGAGCAGATGCTGCCGCTCGCGGAGGGGCGGGGGTCAGAACTGCGCCTCGTCGCACCGGGCGGATACACGCCTGTGGACATCGACCCCCGTCGAGTACGTCGGGTGCTGCGCAACCTCATCGGAAACGCGATCGAGCACGGCGAGGGCCGACCGATCGTCGTCACCGTCGACAGCAATCAGCACGCCGTGGCAGTGGGAGTGCGCGACTTCGGTCTCGGCATGGATCCAGACGATGCCGAGCGCGTGTTCGACCGGTTCTGGCGGGCGGATCCGTCCCGACAGCGCACGATCGGCGGCACCGGGCTCGGCCTGTCGATCGCACTGGGGGATGCGCGGCTGCACGGGGGCACGCTCGCGGTCTGGTCCGAGCTCGCCGTCGGCACGAACTTCGTGCTCACCCTGCCGCGCCAGCCGGGGGATCTGGGCGGCCCGTCGCCGGTGTCGCTCGAACCGGAGGATGTGGTGCCTGACGTCACCGCCGCCACTGAGCCGATCCAGCTCACCGAACTTCGCGAGCTCTACTTCAGCGACTCCTTCCCCACTGGAGAGGAGGACCGCTCATGA
- a CDS encoding LpqB family beta-propeller domain-containing protein translates to MTRRRRRTVIGMIAAFSVLLTACSGLPTTGEVKSGLALDDVDLPPDISQIAAGPLEGASPEEIVEGFLDAALTPADGWKTAREFLSPDLAETWRPSAGVTIDSGAAAREFTADVTDGGDAASEGDVRVLLDQTARVDEFGAYTELSGDTSVVSFEVAKNADGEWRITVASDGVILDAEAFPQVYRSYALHFYDQSWTHLLPDVRWYPRRGQIATTLTQALLSGTPSAWLAPAVRSAFPSDVSLARDSVPVDTDKVATVELTTTALTLDATALSRMRTQLEETLRPAGVTEVRLMVNGRDLNAGRATIESPRAETGTVVLTDSEFGLYLGDEIAPYAGISEELVELAASVVSVDVAADDTRAAVQLDDGGVYTVADGRVDQLDSRAGLLEPTMDPYGYTWTVPSANPRALTAWQPDVTPLNIANAFPDASSISQLRVGPDGVRVAAVATIGMQRWLVVAAIVRDEDHVPIELGPVHMVAQLDGQALGMSWVAEDDLSVLVDSDGSRVVLTQDVGGTGLFAAAPGTSISISGGSTSSAVRILDADGVLFAQRGTTWQMGLTDVLVLGTHAGQ, encoded by the coding sequence ATGACTCGCAGGCGTCGAAGGACCGTCATCGGCATGATCGCCGCCTTCTCGGTGCTGCTCACGGCGTGCTCCGGGCTGCCGACGACGGGAGAGGTGAAGTCGGGTCTCGCCCTGGACGACGTCGATCTGCCGCCGGATATCAGTCAGATCGCTGCCGGTCCGCTGGAGGGTGCTAGTCCCGAGGAGATCGTGGAGGGATTCCTGGACGCCGCACTCACACCGGCGGACGGATGGAAGACCGCCCGCGAGTTCCTGAGTCCGGATCTCGCTGAGACATGGCGACCCAGCGCCGGCGTCACGATCGACTCCGGCGCGGCTGCCAGGGAGTTCACCGCCGACGTCACCGACGGAGGGGATGCGGCGTCAGAGGGCGACGTGCGCGTACTGCTGGATCAGACCGCTCGTGTCGATGAGTTCGGCGCCTACACGGAGCTTTCAGGCGACACATCCGTCGTGTCGTTCGAAGTCGCCAAGAACGCAGACGGCGAATGGCGGATCACGGTCGCCTCGGATGGCGTCATCCTCGACGCAGAGGCGTTCCCCCAGGTGTATCGCAGCTATGCGCTGCACTTCTACGACCAGAGCTGGACGCACCTGCTGCCGGATGTCAGGTGGTATCCGAGGAGGGGGCAGATCGCCACGACACTGACGCAGGCCCTGCTCTCCGGGACTCCCAGTGCGTGGTTGGCGCCGGCGGTGCGCAGCGCGTTCCCCAGTGATGTGTCGCTCGCTCGTGATTCTGTTCCGGTCGACACGGACAAGGTCGCCACAGTCGAACTGACGACGACGGCACTGACTCTGGATGCCACTGCACTCTCGCGCATGCGCACGCAACTGGAGGAGACACTGCGACCCGCGGGCGTCACCGAGGTGCGGTTGATGGTCAACGGTCGGGACCTGAATGCCGGCAGAGCGACTATCGAATCTCCGCGTGCGGAGACCGGCACGGTCGTGCTGACCGATTCCGAGTTCGGGCTCTATCTGGGTGACGAGATCGCTCCATATGCCGGTATCTCCGAGGAGCTCGTCGAACTCGCAGCCTCCGTGGTGTCGGTCGACGTCGCTGCCGATGACACTCGGGCCGCCGTGCAGCTGGACGACGGCGGCGTCTACACCGTGGCGGATGGGCGCGTGGACCAGCTGGACTCCAGAGCAGGCCTCCTCGAGCCGACGATGGACCCCTACGGCTACACATGGACGGTGCCGTCGGCGAATCCGCGAGCGCTCACCGCTTGGCAGCCGGACGTGACTCCGCTCAACATCGCGAACGCCTTCCCGGACGCCTCGTCCATCTCTCAGCTGCGTGTGGGGCCGGACGGCGTGCGCGTTGCAGCCGTGGCGACGATCGGCATGCAACGCTGGCTCGTGGTCGCAGCCATCGTCAGGGATGAGGATCATGTGCCGATCGAACTCGGACCTGTGCACATGGTCGCTCAACTCGACGGCCAGGCCCTCGGGATGAGCTGGGTAGCCGAGGACGACCTCAGCGTGCTGGTGGACTCGGACGGAAGCCGCGTGGTGCTGACCCAGGACGTCGGTGGCACCGGGCTGTTCGCTGCTGCCCCCGGGACATCGATCTCGATCTCAGGCGGTAGCACCTCGTCCGCGGTGCGCATCCTCGATGCAGATGGCGTGCTGTTCGCACAGCGCGGCACCACGTGGCAGATGGGGCTCACAGACGTGCTGGTGCTCGGCACGCATGCCGGGCAGTAG
- a CDS encoding ComF family protein, translating into MSVVAALAYDGVAARCIRRLKEEGETRLARPLGLALSVAVSHAVAGDMRAPLLVPIPTGRAAFRRRGYRVPELLIRRAGLQMSGVLSNARATVDQRGLGIDERARNVSGSIRARHARDAHEALLIDDVVTTGATLDEAARALTAAGFRVRGAVALAATPRHSRFPGNAS; encoded by the coding sequence TTGTCGGTCGTCGCGGCCCTCGCGTACGACGGGGTCGCGGCACGATGCATCCGTCGTCTGAAGGAGGAAGGGGAGACCAGGCTGGCCCGTCCGCTCGGCCTGGCTCTGTCCGTGGCGGTATCCCATGCTGTCGCGGGGGATATGCGGGCACCGCTGCTCGTGCCGATACCGACGGGGAGGGCGGCCTTCCGTCGTCGCGGCTATCGGGTACCGGAGCTGCTGATCCGCCGCGCCGGGCTCCAGATGAGCGGAGTGCTGTCGAACGCTCGTGCCACAGTCGATCAGCGCGGGCTCGGCATCGACGAGCGCGCGCGCAACGTGTCCGGCAGCATCCGTGCACGACACGCCCGGGATGCGCACGAGGCGCTGCTGATCGACGATGTCGTGACCACCGGCGCCACTCTCGACGAAGCCGCACGCGCCCTGACAGCTGCAGGATTCCGCGTGCGCGGCGCGGTCGCGCTCGCCGCAACGCCACGGCACAGCCGATTCCCCGGAAACGCATCGTGA
- the hpf gene encoding ribosome hibernation-promoting factor, HPF/YfiA family — METSIVGVGVGITDRFRTVVEEKIARVQPFAAKAQRLDVKVTHRAYRGGRVPDETVELTLVGKGPVVRAEAEDGDKFVALDLAIDKLAEQLRRAKEKRVDGRQHPRGAHFEKVSGSLEGIDVEPASADVLHAVATGAVPVQNDEEAEYSPVVIRTKNFDAEWMTVEEAVDRMELVGHDFFLFVDVRTDHPSVVYRRKGWDYGVISLTAQAPPAEALAS; from the coding sequence ATGGAAACAAGCATCGTTGGCGTCGGGGTGGGTATCACCGATCGCTTCCGCACCGTTGTCGAGGAGAAGATCGCCCGCGTCCAGCCGTTTGCCGCGAAGGCGCAGCGACTGGATGTGAAAGTCACGCATCGTGCCTATCGTGGCGGACGTGTTCCCGACGAGACCGTGGAGCTCACGCTCGTCGGCAAGGGGCCCGTCGTACGGGCGGAGGCGGAAGACGGCGACAAGTTCGTCGCGCTCGATCTGGCAATCGACAAGCTCGCTGAACAACTGCGCCGCGCGAAGGAGAAGCGCGTTGATGGGCGCCAGCATCCACGCGGGGCGCATTTTGAGAAAGTCAGCGGCTCGCTCGAGGGCATCGACGTCGAACCTGCGTCCGCTGATGTCCTGCACGCCGTCGCGACGGGTGCCGTGCCAGTGCAGAATGACGAGGAGGCGGAGTATTCGCCCGTCGTCATCCGCACCAAGAACTTCGACGCGGAGTGGATGACGGTTGAAGAGGCAGTCGACCGGATGGAACTGGTCGGACACGACTTCTTCCTGTTCGTCGATGTCCGCACCGACCACCCGAGCGTCGTGTACCGGCGCAAGGGGTGGGACTATGGTGTGATCTCGCTCACGGCCCAGGCGCCGCCCGCAGAGGCTCTCGCGTCCTGA
- a CDS encoding PadR family transcriptional regulator gives MSVRLSLLAILDQGPCYGYQLRSEFDRRTGSTWPLNVGQIYNTLERLERDGLVERGDADEKGHVYWQITDAGSAEVASWLSSPVMRSGATRDELAIKLAVAATLPGVDVAAVIQAQRTASIQRMQSLRRTQYSGVDPDGPQELAWSLVVDSMIFAAEAEVRWLDHTEERLSLHPHHAMGLGLATERPKRGRPTLVKDEAEPAMT, from the coding sequence ATGTCGGTACGTCTGAGCCTGCTCGCCATTCTCGATCAGGGCCCCTGCTACGGCTATCAGCTGCGCAGCGAATTCGATCGCCGCACCGGCTCGACCTGGCCGCTGAACGTCGGCCAGATCTACAACACGCTCGAACGCCTCGAACGCGACGGCCTGGTCGAACGCGGCGACGCCGACGAGAAAGGTCACGTGTACTGGCAGATCACGGATGCGGGATCCGCTGAGGTCGCGTCGTGGCTCTCCTCCCCCGTCATGCGCAGTGGTGCCACACGAGACGAGCTCGCGATCAAACTGGCGGTGGCTGCGACACTGCCCGGCGTGGATGTCGCCGCGGTGATCCAGGCGCAGCGCACGGCCTCCATTCAGCGGATGCAGTCTCTCCGGCGCACGCAGTACTCAGGGGTCGACCCCGACGGACCCCAGGAGCTCGCCTGGTCCCTCGTCGTGGACTCGATGATCTTCGCGGCCGAAGCCGAGGTGCGATGGCTGGATCACACCGAAGAGCGACTGTCGCTGCATCCTCACCATGCGATGGGACTCGGGCTCGCGACCGAACGTCCGAAGCGCGGCCGCCCGACGCTGGTGAAGGATGAGGCGGAGCCCGCGATGACGTGA
- the secA gene encoding preprotein translocase subunit SecA → MANPLEKLLRAGEGRVLRRLNQVVKAVGALEEDFEKLTDEELSNETTELRERFEKGETLDQLMPEAFAAVREAAKRTLGMRAYDVQLMGGAALHLGNIAEMKTGEGKTLVATFPAYLNAIAGRGVHIITVNDFLASYQAELMGRVFRALGMKTGIIVSGQTPAVRREQYAADITYGTNNEFGFDYLRDNMAWRKEDLVQREHFYAIVDEVDSILIDEARTPLIISGPSSGEANRWFTEFAKIARTLEPGEDYEVDEKKRTIGVLEPGIEKVEDYLGIENLYESANTPLISFLNNSIKALALFKKNTDYVVMNDEVMIVDEHTGRILVGRRYNEGIHQAIEAKEGVPVKAENQTLATVTLQNYFRLYDKLAGMTGTAETEAAEFMSTYKLGVVQIPTNRPMIRKDNADLVYKNETAKFAQVVEDIVERHETGQPVLVGTVSVEKSEYLSRLLAKKGIKHEVLNAKNHAREAEIVARAGRLGAVTVATNMAGRGTDIMLGGNAEFLAVQELKGKGLDPAETPEEYEAAWDEAYEAMKAVVAEESSKVTEAGGLYVLGTERHESRRIDNQLRGRSGRQGDPGESRFYLSLTDDLMRLFQSGAAEAILARTNFPDDVPIESGLVSRAIRSAQSQVESRNAEMRKNVLKYDDVLNRQREAIYADRRHILQGDDIAGRVQHFIEDAISGVVADHTGSGHNESWDFDALWTELKTLYPVSVTIDEVVAEASGRKGGIDADGLTRELLSDAKIAYETREATLGEAATRELERRVVLQVLDRRWRDHLYEMDYLKDGIGLRAMAQRDPLIEYQREGFAMFQSMMGQIKEESVGYLYNLEVEVRRAGDSETTEVEAKGLATDGGEQRLEYSAPNDAGEVEVRNDRGQVQQSATDRLQQAAAAAAASEGETPAAPEQGARGAFGQRTDAPASAPGNREQRRAQGKKKK, encoded by the coding sequence GTGGCGAATCCTCTTGAGAAGCTGCTGCGTGCAGGCGAGGGCCGCGTCCTTCGCCGCCTGAACCAGGTAGTGAAGGCCGTCGGCGCGCTGGAGGAGGACTTCGAGAAGCTCACGGACGAGGAGCTCTCGAACGAGACCACCGAGCTGCGGGAGCGGTTCGAGAAGGGCGAGACGCTCGATCAGCTGATGCCCGAGGCATTCGCCGCCGTCCGCGAAGCGGCCAAGCGCACGCTGGGAATGCGCGCCTACGATGTGCAGTTGATGGGTGGCGCAGCCCTGCACCTCGGCAACATCGCGGAGATGAAGACCGGTGAGGGCAAGACCCTCGTCGCGACGTTCCCCGCCTACCTCAATGCGATCGCCGGCCGGGGCGTGCACATCATCACGGTCAACGACTTCCTCGCCTCGTATCAGGCTGAGCTCATGGGACGCGTGTTCCGCGCCCTCGGCATGAAGACCGGCATCATCGTGTCAGGGCAGACGCCTGCCGTCCGCCGCGAGCAGTATGCCGCAGACATCACCTACGGCACGAACAACGAGTTCGGCTTCGACTATCTGCGCGACAACATGGCGTGGCGCAAGGAAGATCTCGTGCAGCGCGAGCACTTCTACGCGATCGTCGACGAGGTCGACTCGATCCTCATCGACGAAGCGCGTACGCCGCTCATCATCTCGGGCCCGTCATCCGGCGAGGCGAACCGCTGGTTCACCGAGTTCGCGAAGATCGCTCGCACACTCGAACCGGGCGAGGACTACGAGGTCGACGAGAAGAAGCGCACCATCGGTGTTCTCGAGCCCGGCATCGAGAAGGTCGAAGACTATCTCGGCATCGAGAACCTCTACGAGTCCGCGAACACTCCGCTGATCTCGTTCCTGAACAACTCGATCAAGGCGCTCGCGCTGTTCAAGAAGAACACCGACTACGTCGTCATGAACGACGAGGTCATGATCGTCGACGAGCACACCGGTCGTATCCTGGTCGGTCGTCGCTACAACGAGGGCATCCACCAGGCGATCGAGGCCAAGGAGGGCGTTCCGGTCAAGGCCGAGAACCAGACTCTCGCGACCGTGACGCTCCAGAACTACTTCCGCCTCTACGACAAGCTCGCAGGCATGACGGGTACGGCCGAGACCGAGGCCGCGGAGTTCATGTCGACGTACAAGCTCGGTGTCGTGCAGATTCCGACGAACAGGCCGATGATCCGCAAGGACAATGCCGATCTCGTCTACAAGAACGAGACGGCGAAGTTCGCGCAGGTCGTGGAAGACATCGTCGAACGTCACGAGACCGGACAGCCGGTACTGGTCGGTACGGTCAGCGTCGAGAAGAGCGAGTATCTCTCGCGACTGCTCGCGAAGAAGGGCATCAAGCACGAGGTCCTGAACGCGAAGAACCACGCGCGTGAAGCTGAGATCGTGGCGCGCGCCGGCCGTCTCGGCGCCGTCACGGTCGCCACGAACATGGCGGGACGCGGTACTGACATCATGCTCGGCGGAAACGCCGAGTTCCTCGCCGTGCAGGAACTCAAGGGCAAGGGGCTCGACCCCGCCGAGACGCCCGAGGAGTACGAAGCGGCGTGGGACGAGGCCTATGAGGCCATGAAGGCGGTCGTGGCCGAGGAGAGCTCGAAGGTCACCGAGGCCGGCGGCCTCTACGTGCTCGGCACCGAGCGCCACGAATCTCGTCGCATCGACAACCAGCTGCGCGGACGCTCCGGCCGTCAAGGCGACCCGGGTGAGAGCCGCTTCTACCTCAGCCTCACCGACGACCTCATGCGCCTGTTCCAGTCGGGCGCGGCAGAGGCGATCCTTGCGCGCACGAACTTCCCTGACGACGTTCCGATCGAATCGGGCCTCGTCTCCCGTGCCATCCGCAGCGCGCAGTCTCAGGTCGAGTCGCGCAATGCCGAGATGCGAAAGAACGTCCTGAAGTACGACGACGTCCTCAACCGGCAGCGCGAGGCGATCTACGCCGACCGTCGGCACATCCTGCAGGGTGATGACATCGCCGGCCGTGTGCAGCACTTCATCGAGGATGCCATCAGCGGAGTCGTCGCGGATCACACCGGTTCGGGGCACAACGAGAGCTGGGACTTCGACGCGCTCTGGACCGAGCTGAAGACTCTCTACCCCGTCAGCGTGACGATCGACGAGGTCGTCGCGGAGGCGAGCGGCCGCAAGGGCGGCATCGACGCCGACGGACTCACCCGCGAATTGCTCTCCGACGCGAAGATCGCGTACGAGACGCGCGAGGCGACGCTCGGCGAGGCGGCCACTCGTGAACTGGAGCGCCGTGTGGTGTTGCAGGTTCTCGACCGTCGCTGGCGCGACCACCTGTACGAGATGGACTACCTGAAGGACGGCATCGGCCTCAGGGCGATGGCGCAGCGCGATCCGCTGATCGAGTATCAGCGTGAGGGCTTCGCGATGTTCCAGTCGATGATGGGCCAGATCAAGGAAGAGTCGGTCGGGTACCTCTACAACCTCGAGGTCGAGGTGCGCCGGGCCGGTGACTCCGAGACCACCGAGGTCGAAGCCAAGGGGCTCGCCACCGACGGTGGAGAGCAGCGCCTGGAGTACTCCGCGCCCAACGATGCCGGTGAGGTCGAGGTCCGCAACGATCGCGGTCAGGTGCAGCAGTCGGCCACGGATCGTCTTCAGCAGGCAGCGGCTGCGGCCGCAGCATCCGAAGGCGAGACGCCGGCGGCACCCGAGCAGGGCGCGCGCGGTGCGTTCGGCCAGCGGACGGATGCTCCGGCATCCGCGCCAGGCAACCGCGAACAGCGTCGCGCGCAGGGCAAGAAGAAGAAGTGA